One Bufo gargarizans isolate SCDJY-AF-19 chromosome 4, ASM1485885v1, whole genome shotgun sequence DNA window includes the following coding sequences:
- the CEBPZOS gene encoding protein CEBPZOS isoform X1: MVKFNSKLFKGVLALELAGVIGAYLLYFRMDSSQGQVLTALHHFTDGYPTPACADFRHTMNRRFPSVLEVYYKSNEWAGIHGIRERDALAWETRKN; the protein is encoded by the exons GTGAAATTTAACAGCAAGCTTTTCAAGGGTGTGCTAGCACTTGAATTGGCCGGCGTCATTGGGGCGTACCTGCTGTACTTCAGAATGGATTCAAGCCAAGGTCAAGTTCTTACAGCTCTGCACCATTTTACAGATGGATATCCCACACCTGCCTGTGCAG ATTTCCGGCATACAATGAACAGGAGATTTCCCTCAGTTTTAGAAG TTTACTATAAATCTAATGAATGGGCTGGCATACATGGAATCCGGGAGCGAGATGCACTTGCCTGGGAGACAAGGAAGAACTG A
- the CEBPZOS gene encoding protein CEBPZOS isoform X2: MVKFNSKLFKGVLALELAGVIGAYLLYFRMDSSQDFRHTMNRRFPSVLEVYYKSNEWAGIHGIRERDALAWETRKN, encoded by the exons GTGAAATTTAACAGCAAGCTTTTCAAGGGTGTGCTAGCACTTGAATTGGCCGGCGTCATTGGGGCGTACCTGCTGTACTTCAGAATGGATTCAAGCCAAG ATTTCCGGCATACAATGAACAGGAGATTTCCCTCAGTTTTAGAAG TTTACTATAAATCTAATGAATGGGCTGGCATACATGGAATCCGGGAGCGAGATGCACTTGCCTGGGAGACAAGGAAGAACTG A